The following proteins come from a genomic window of Phnomibacter ginsenosidimutans:
- a CDS encoding glutamine--tRNA ligase/YqeY domain fusion protein encodes MYKKKYHSLQGNEMPKGNGGNKNKQHMSEEKSLNFIEEIIETDLAAGKHKSILTRFPPEPNGYLHIGHAKSICLNFGLAQKYGGATNLRFDDTNPVTEDTEYVDSIKGDVQWLGFQWANEFYASDYFEQLYAFAVKLIEKGLAYVDDSTSEEIAAQKGTPTQPGVRNQYAERSVAENLQIFTDMRSGKYADGSKVLRAKVDMASPNMLLRDPIIYRIKHAHHHRTGDAWCIYPMYDFAHGQSDSIEGITHSICTLEFIPHRALYDWLIEQLEIFPSHQYEFARLNMTYTVMSKRKLLQLVNEGHVESWDDPRMPTISGMRRRGYTPKSIRDFCDRIGVAKRENLIDLSLLEFFVREDLNKTALRRMAVLDPLALEITNYPAGQVEMMQSENNPEMPETGEREIPFSGTLWIEREDFMEEASKKWFRLAPGAVVRLKSAYIVRCTGFEKDADGRVTKVLAEYIPESRSGSDTSGVHAKGTIHWISAAHAVQAEVRLYDRLFKVENPSAEEGDFKSYINPDSLQVIEHAYIEPALTAAQVGDHFQFIRKGYFTLDAVHSNASKLVFNRTVTLKDTWAREAKK; translated from the coding sequence GTGTATAAAAAGAAGTACCACAGTTTACAGGGCAATGAAATGCCCAAAGGCAATGGTGGCAACAAAAACAAGCAACACATGAGTGAAGAGAAGAGCCTGAATTTTATCGAAGAAATTATTGAAACCGATTTAGCTGCTGGCAAACACAAGTCCATTCTTACCCGTTTTCCTCCAGAGCCCAATGGGTATTTGCACATTGGCCATGCCAAAAGCATTTGCCTCAACTTTGGATTGGCACAGAAATATGGCGGTGCCACCAATCTTCGTTTTGATGATACCAATCCTGTAACAGAAGACACCGAATATGTAGACAGTATTAAAGGTGACGTGCAGTGGCTGGGTTTTCAGTGGGCCAATGAATTTTACGCTTCTGATTACTTTGAACAGCTGTATGCTTTTGCTGTAAAACTGATTGAGAAGGGGCTGGCGTATGTTGACGACAGCACTTCTGAAGAAATAGCCGCACAAAAAGGTACGCCCACACAACCGGGTGTGCGTAACCAATACGCAGAACGCAGCGTAGCAGAGAACCTGCAAATCTTTACCGACATGCGGTCAGGTAAATATGCGGATGGCAGCAAGGTGTTGCGGGCCAAGGTAGACATGGCCAGCCCCAACATGCTGCTGCGAGACCCTATCATCTATCGCATCAAGCATGCCCACCATCATCGCACCGGCGATGCATGGTGCATTTACCCGATGTACGATTTTGCGCATGGCCAAAGCGATAGCATTGAAGGCATTACGCATAGCATTTGTACGCTGGAGTTTATTCCGCACCGTGCCTTGTACGATTGGCTGATTGAGCAACTCGAGATTTTCCCGAGTCATCAATATGAATTTGCCCGCCTCAATATGACCTATACTGTAATGAGCAAGCGGAAGCTGCTGCAGTTGGTAAATGAAGGTCATGTGGAAAGCTGGGACGACCCACGTATGCCTACCATCAGTGGTATGCGTCGCCGTGGTTACACGCCGAAATCCATCCGAGACTTTTGCGACCGTATCGGCGTGGCCAAAAGAGAAAACCTGATTGACCTGAGTTTGCTCGAATTTTTTGTTCGGGAAGACCTGAACAAAACTGCTTTGCGCCGTATGGCGGTGCTCGATCCGCTGGCGTTGGAAATTACCAACTATCCGGCAGGGCAGGTAGAGATGATGCAATCGGAAAACAACCCCGAAATGCCGGAGACCGGCGAACGGGAAATTCCTTTTAGCGGAACGCTGTGGATTGAGCGGGAAGACTTCATGGAAGAAGCTTCTAAGAAGTGGTTCCGTCTGGCACCGGGTGCCGTGGTACGGTTGAAAAGTGCTTACATCGTTCGCTGTACCGGTTTTGAAAAAGATGCTGATGGCCGTGTAACCAAAGTGCTGGCCGAATACATTCCTGAAAGCCGCAGCGGCAGCGATACCAGTGGTGTTCATGCAAAAGGTACCATTCATTGGATAAGTGCCGCACATGCAGTGCAAGCGGAAGTTCGGTTGTACGACCGTTTGTTCAAGGTTGAAAATCCTTCTGCGGAAGAAGGTGATTTCAAATCGTATATCAACCCCGATAGCTTGCAGGTGATTGAACATGCATACATAGAACCTGCATTGACAGCAGCACAGGTAGGTGATCATTTTCAATTTATCCGGAAAGGTTATTTTACCCTGGATGCTGTGCATAGCAATGCTTCGAAGTTGGTGTTTAACCGTACCGTAACCTTGAAAGATACCTGGGCCAGAGAAGCTAAAAAGTAA